From Shewanella psychrophila, a single genomic window includes:
- a CDS encoding MipA/OmpV family protein, producing the protein MNNHSLLLSSTQLFAQPLALSLALFSGLAQSSEHSDTQASQADEPPAKIYATQFQTENWGLGIGVRRGDIPFVAEDDEVYDVLPMIKYRNDYFFINGMEAGAHLWKNDEHQVNLYTRFRFVDIPQELQNESQSQAFDLGLQYRFLLDAWEFDVAFMSDSNKRSYGYTRTQYHWEYGDWYLNPYAEFQWKSAGFNQHYYGLDQYETGGGIEFNAGIKTRYHLYSNLYLLGQFGVGRIDDETANLPTMDTQYQFESFLGFGFFPDFSNKSAKSKATKVESRVSASNGSDGEFIRVAHGWATPSNLNAIFSWQTQTDPYNNQFTSVFYGTRLTDTLFNFPIELYFTPGLVWHHDSEVQSNLAEGVVAIKAFYTFEFGPRWRLGVAEGLSYVSSVTYIEGSELEEKGYKPSKLLNYLDFSLDVNMGDLFNNRTMDKMWLGYSIHHRSGIYEKSSAFGRIGGGSNYQSLYLQWHF; encoded by the coding sequence ATGAATAATCATTCTTTACTCCTATCGTCAACACAACTGTTTGCTCAACCTCTCGCCTTATCCCTAGCGCTATTTAGCGGGTTGGCACAATCATCTGAGCACAGTGATACGCAAGCGTCTCAAGCTGATGAGCCACCAGCTAAAATTTATGCCACTCAATTCCAGACGGAAAACTGGGGGCTTGGGATAGGCGTGAGAAGGGGGGATATTCCCTTTGTTGCGGAAGATGACGAGGTATACGATGTGCTACCGATGATAAAATATCGCAACGATTATTTCTTCATCAACGGCATGGAAGCCGGTGCACATCTGTGGAAGAATGATGAGCATCAGGTTAACCTCTATACCCGCTTTCGTTTCGTCGACATACCACAGGAACTCCAGAATGAATCTCAATCTCAGGCCTTCGACTTAGGCCTACAATATCGCTTCCTCCTGGACGCCTGGGAATTTGACGTTGCCTTCATGTCTGACTCAAATAAGCGTAGCTATGGCTATACCCGAACTCAATATCATTGGGAATATGGCGATTGGTATCTTAACCCCTATGCCGAGTTTCAATGGAAGAGTGCAGGTTTCAACCAACACTATTACGGCTTAGATCAATATGAAACGGGTGGCGGGATTGAATTTAATGCAGGCATTAAGACCAGATATCACCTCTATAGCAACTTGTATCTACTTGGACAGTTTGGTGTGGGTCGTATAGATGATGAGACGGCTAACCTGCCGACCATGGATACTCAATATCAATTTGAATCCTTTCTCGGTTTCGGTTTCTTTCCGGACTTCAGTAATAAAAGCGCTAAGAGCAAGGCCACTAAGGTCGAATCGAGAGTTTCAGCCTCTAATGGCAGCGATGGTGAGTTTATCCGTGTTGCACATGGCTGGGCCACGCCTTCGAACCTGAACGCTATCTTCTCCTGGCAGACCCAAACAGATCCCTATAATAATCAATTCACTTCGGTATTCTACGGTACGCGTCTCACCGACACTCTGTTTAACTTTCCTATTGAACTCTACTTCACACCTGGCTTAGTTTGGCATCATGACTCCGAGGTACAGAGTAACCTGGCCGAAGGCGTCGTCGCGATCAAAGCCTTCTACACCTTCGAATTTGGCCCTAGATGGCGCTTGGGTGTCGCGGAAGGTCTATCCTATGTATCAAGCGTCACATATATAGAAGGCTCGGAGCTGGAAGAAAAAGGTTATAAGCCATCCAAACTTCTTAACTATCTGGATTTCTCCTTAGATGTAAATATGGGCGATCTATTTAATAACCGCACCATGGACAAGATGTGGCTGGGTTACAGCATACACCACAGATCCGGTATCTATGAGAAAAGCTCAGCCTTTGGCCGCATTGGTGGGGGGAGTAACTACCAATCTTTGTACCTGCAGTGGCACTTTTAA
- a CDS encoding insulinase family protein yields MICFNKHSVNLSRYLLSILLLLSLFGCQQTKLVFTEEKPAVTPTFNQLEGAPQLQSLHSQHQQSPTTESLPSLTPSKQQQDTVRPELNLNTESWAPEVHLLVSDFTLHLFPASPSKLNYVELVLINSDKPFNNIDILNTALNEHALWLATQHQISCIESLLIRAKMHSISIKMACPAEEIPQSLSILAGSWQESAFEHIDIDNVRRKLRLNKHINAYSGAEIDKVWANIILGNKHPYNQALNNQDLQDELSLSELSELQQEIRAGATWHLFMSRPSNERVSEPVQSNILTQEDLIEEARILAKQLTRAPNISENKNTRAPIASTNFPEKNDTKRFLNTHKTIYLIDAPGAVQTQVRVGYRLPLSASSSSDTLEHEFSSSHPLSCQLLADWLGRSFSGRLYYDLREKRGLTYGIYGRCFDNPQSRTLKFYGNTQLQHTGAFVSGILAHLQLTTEQEIASAELSALKTFEESKYTLTMQSQYSSKIQYIKQLTLKRSSKDLANIQNQIRELTDNELMQMSQSVFGEPPYILLRGDADKISGDLRDKLPDWHIEKIEP; encoded by the coding sequence ATGATCTGCTTTAATAAACATAGCGTTAACTTGTCAAGATACCTACTTAGCATCTTGCTGTTACTGTCGCTCTTTGGCTGCCAACAGACAAAATTAGTGTTCACCGAAGAGAAGCCTGCGGTAACACCAACATTTAACCAGCTCGAAGGAGCACCTCAGTTGCAGAGTCTACACTCCCAACATCAACAATCTCCAACTACAGAGTCTCTACCTTCACTGACTCCCTCAAAACAGCAGCAAGATACAGTCCGGCCTGAATTGAACCTAAATACCGAATCATGGGCTCCGGAAGTTCATTTACTGGTATCTGACTTTACCCTGCATCTCTTCCCGGCTAGCCCATCAAAGCTTAATTATGTCGAGCTTGTATTGATAAATTCAGACAAGCCCTTTAACAACATAGATATTCTCAATACAGCACTCAATGAGCACGCACTCTGGTTAGCGACTCAGCATCAAATCTCATGTATCGAGAGCCTTCTAATTAGAGCAAAAATGCACAGCATTAGCATAAAAATGGCCTGCCCAGCCGAAGAAATACCACAATCACTGAGCATACTCGCCGGCAGTTGGCAGGAGTCAGCATTTGAGCATATTGATATAGATAATGTCCGTAGAAAGCTAAGGCTCAATAAGCATATCAATGCCTATAGCGGTGCAGAAATTGATAAAGTATGGGCTAATATTATATTGGGAAATAAGCATCCTTATAATCAGGCACTCAACAATCAAGACCTTCAGGATGAGCTAAGCCTTAGCGAGCTATCTGAGCTACAGCAAGAGATACGAGCAGGTGCTACCTGGCATCTGTTTATGTCACGGCCATCGAATGAACGAGTCTCCGAACCAGTCCAATCCAATATCCTTACTCAGGAAGACTTGATAGAAGAGGCTAGAATATTAGCCAAACAGTTAACTCGCGCACCAAATATTAGTGAGAATAAAAACACCAGAGCCCCTATTGCATCAACAAATTTTCCGGAAAAAAATGATACTAAGCGCTTTCTCAATACACACAAGACCATCTACCTGATAGATGCACCAGGTGCCGTGCAGACACAGGTGAGAGTGGGATATCGACTACCACTTTCAGCTAGTTCTAGTTCTGATACATTGGAGCATGAATTTTCATCTAGCCATCCCCTAAGTTGCCAGCTACTCGCCGATTGGCTGGGTCGCAGTTTTTCAGGTCGTCTCTACTATGACTTGAGAGAAAAGCGAGGACTCACCTATGGTATCTATGGCCGCTGTTTCGATAACCCTCAATCTCGTACACTCAAGTTTTATGGCAACACACAACTGCAGCACACAGGGGCATTTGTATCAGGCATTCTAGCTCACCTTCAACTCACCACCGAACAAGAAATAGCAAGCGCCGAACTATCGGCATTGAAGACCTTTGAGGAAAGTAAGTACACGCTAACCATGCAGTCCCAGTACTCGAGTAAAATACAGTATATTAAACAACTGACACTCAAACGCAGCAGCAAAGACTTAGCTAATATTCAAAATCAGATAAGAGAATTGACCGATAATGAGCTAATGCAAATGTCTCAGTCTGTTTTCGGCGAACCTCCCTACATCTTACTCAGAGGCGATGCCGATAAAATTAGTGGCGATCTAAGAGATAAATTACCCGACTGGCACATTGAAAAGATAGAACCTTAA
- a CDS encoding rhomboid family intramembrane serine protease, translating into MTMKCPGCSSIQMKVYDFHGEEVDSCQACGGIWFENGELNRALSNADNGDDCVRVEETLGQHLGHSKRQCAHCDCTMEHYHLMDGYQIELDVCHTCSGVWIDEHERTKVVQSPKVKALLAELDAKISTKTWLFQFLSQMPVEFNIKPKRQPSITYLLLALNICIFAAYGFDFEMTDSVFDHFAMRASDIVSGTHTWTLLSHMFLHGDLIHLAGNMYFLYVVGDNLEDSLGRLRFLGLYLLCGLAAAAAQIAADPTSGIYMVGASGAIAGLFGMYLLWFRHASLTFMFVVYQKKLSPMAFFAIWLVFNILGLMMAGEGVAYWAHIGGFVAGLIIGTLLKGKVMESNPILAMLNEPEVKVTR; encoded by the coding sequence ATGACAATGAAATGTCCAGGATGCAGTAGCATCCAGATGAAAGTGTATGACTTTCACGGAGAGGAAGTCGATAGTTGCCAGGCTTGTGGTGGCATTTGGTTTGAAAATGGTGAGCTTAACCGAGCACTCTCTAACGCAGACAATGGCGATGACTGTGTGCGTGTTGAAGAAACTCTAGGCCAGCACTTAGGGCATTCTAAGAGACAGTGTGCCCATTGTGATTGCACCATGGAGCATTACCATCTGATGGATGGTTATCAGATTGAGCTTGATGTTTGCCATACATGTAGTGGGGTCTGGATAGATGAACATGAGCGAACTAAAGTGGTTCAATCGCCTAAGGTTAAAGCGTTATTGGCTGAGTTAGATGCCAAAATAAGCACCAAGACCTGGTTGTTTCAGTTTCTTTCGCAAATGCCTGTGGAATTTAATATTAAGCCTAAGCGTCAACCATCGATCACTTATCTATTATTAGCATTGAATATTTGTATCTTTGCGGCATATGGTTTCGATTTTGAGATGACAGACAGTGTGTTTGATCACTTTGCCATGCGAGCTAGTGACATTGTCAGCGGCACTCATACATGGACCCTGTTGAGTCATATGTTCCTCCATGGGGACCTGATACATCTTGCTGGCAATATGTATTTCCTCTATGTGGTAGGAGACAATCTTGAAGACTCTTTAGGACGATTACGATTTTTAGGCCTATATCTCCTATGTGGTCTTGCTGCAGCGGCGGCTCAAATTGCTGCCGATCCAACATCTGGTATCTATATGGTGGGAGCCAGCGGTGCCATTGCCGGGCTGTTTGGCATGTATTTGCTCTGGTTCCGTCATGCGAGTTTGACCTTTATGTTTGTCGTTTATCAGAAGAAATTGAGCCCTATGGCATTTTTTGCTATTTGGTTGGTGTTCAATATTCTTGGTTTAATGATGGCAGGGGAAGGCGTTGCCTATTGGGCGCATATCGGCGGATTTGTGGCCGGGCTTATCATAGGTACTTTATTGAAAGGCAAGGTGATGGAAAGTAACCCTATTTTGGCTATGCTCAATGAGCCCGAGGTGAAGGTTACGCGTTAA
- a CDS encoding TetR family transcriptional regulator, translating to MAKRSKAQTEQTIKQILDEALQQVLSIGYESMSYTTLSEATGISRTGISHHFPRKAEFLIRLDANIASLFIHDLDFSTLSALETSWMKALGSHRFCAVLRLFFSLCGYSNKDITMFKAIDTARDTAISNLGSLGEGTFNDLLGRSAVILLSQGCGVEAEAA from the coding sequence ATGGCCAAACGTTCAAAAGCGCAAACCGAGCAAACTATAAAGCAAATTTTGGATGAGGCGTTACAGCAGGTTCTATCGATTGGCTATGAGTCCATGTCCTATACCACCTTGTCTGAGGCGACCGGGATCAGTCGTACTGGCATCAGCCATCATTTTCCTCGTAAAGCAGAGTTCTTGATCCGTTTAGATGCCAATATCGCAAGTCTCTTTATTCATGATTTGGACTTTTCGACGCTATCGGCATTGGAAACATCTTGGATGAAAGCCCTTGGGAGCCATCGTTTCTGCGCCGTATTACGTCTATTTTTTAGCCTGTGTGGCTATTCTAATAAAGATATCACCATGTTTAAGGCGATAGATACTGCCAGAGATACCGCAATATCAAATTTGGGCTCACTGGGAGAAGGCACCTTCAATGATCTGCTGGGAAGAAGTGCGGTGATCTTGCTATCTCAAGGCTGTGGCGTTGAGGCTGAGGCGGCATAG
- a CDS encoding LpxL/LpxP family Kdo(2)-lipid IV(A) lauroyl/palmitoleoyl acyltransferase produces the protein MVEKAQFSTHLYHPKYWLLWFGIGLMRLTQLLPLWLQMKLGSLIGRLAKAAMGSRVNTAKRNLELCFPEMSASERQDLLKLNFKETGKAIFDTINAWWWSDAKVQKHMTITGQEHVENTLDDGHGVILFAVHCLPLEMGARIFGQFQPGVGVYRPHNNPVLEYLQVRGRLRSNKALVSKRDLRKMVRCLRNPDVIWYTADQDFGRSSATFIPFFAMQEAATITGATTLARLGKAKVLPFSVVRNADDKGYTIEIMPALDDFPGENEVVDAKRGNKIIEGIINRCPSQYMWLHRRFKTRPHKDDPSVY, from the coding sequence GTGGTAGAAAAAGCCCAATTCTCAACACATCTGTATCACCCCAAATACTGGCTACTCTGGTTCGGTATAGGTTTGATGCGTCTGACACAACTACTCCCCCTATGGCTACAGATGAAACTTGGTAGTCTTATAGGCCGATTAGCAAAAGCCGCCATGGGCAGTCGAGTCAACACTGCCAAGCGTAATTTGGAACTTTGCTTCCCCGAGATGAGTGCTAGCGAGCGTCAAGACTTACTGAAGCTAAATTTTAAAGAAACCGGTAAGGCCATCTTCGATACTATCAATGCCTGGTGGTGGTCCGATGCTAAGGTGCAAAAGCACATGACTATAACTGGCCAAGAACATGTCGAAAATACACTCGATGACGGCCATGGGGTGATCCTGTTCGCCGTGCATTGTCTGCCCCTGGAGATGGGCGCAAGAATTTTTGGTCAGTTTCAGCCCGGCGTAGGTGTCTACCGTCCACACAACAACCCAGTCCTAGAATATCTCCAGGTTAGAGGACGACTGCGTTCTAATAAGGCGCTAGTGTCTAAACGAGATCTGCGTAAGATGGTGCGCTGTCTGAGAAACCCGGATGTTATCTGGTACACGGCAGATCAAGATTTCGGCCGTTCCAGTGCCACCTTTATTCCCTTTTTCGCCATGCAAGAAGCGGCAACGATCACAGGGGCTACCACCTTGGCACGATTGGGCAAGGCTAAGGTATTGCCCTTCAGTGTGGTCCGAAATGCCGATGATAAAGGCTACACCATAGAGATCATGCCAGCCCTCGATGACTTCCCTGGGGAAAATGAGGTTGTAGATGCTAAGCGAGGCAATAAGATCATCGAAGGGATAATTAACCGCTGTCCGAGTCAGTATATGTGGCTACATCGCCGCTTCAAGACACGCCCTCACAAGGATGATCCTTCGGTATATTAA
- a CDS encoding M16 family metallopeptidase, producing MKMEFSLKNYLLAYTFCLYAFISPNTLAEELSLKQLAAPLYQLEQKIDYQTLDNGLQIRLLPMDNTLSVSIASQFSVGSRDENSGQTGYAHLFEHMLFKGSKNAPGDSYAQTMSSLSGQFNASTFFDFTNYYLTIPSEALELALWLEADRFIRPALTQETVTNQQATVLEEMATSIDNQPYVRKAMEFLLEQAQGSPYQHAVIGSKQDIVQSTTASLNQFHQNHYRPDAMQLSIVGGLPAQTTDWIHSLFGDWTQPSTAVKTHQEYIFDNKPVRGEVIDSRGPWPAILLAWHTVGQAHRDAAAITLLEGYLFQNRNSIIKQSGLKDPDQLLTYSIPLSMEHMGVTNLVMVPRAKSSLDQLAENIEQMINEVTSQGVSQSELIQLKAQWINLKLRQVDSPSSLARALSATLPQDSLAPLTGPWERINAVSAADIQRVANRYFSHGYVRLDLLPPWYIRWGKALLEWLPGGLTDSLEDSAL from the coding sequence ATGAAAATGGAATTCAGTCTTAAAAATTATCTGCTAGCCTACACTTTTTGCCTATACGCTTTTATAAGCCCTAACACCTTGGCAGAAGAGTTGAGTCTGAAGCAACTGGCAGCGCCTCTGTACCAATTAGAGCAAAAAATCGACTACCAGACATTAGACAATGGACTCCAGATAAGATTACTCCCCATGGATAACACCTTGAGTGTGTCTATTGCCAGCCAGTTCAGTGTCGGCTCCAGAGATGAAAATTCCGGACAAACCGGTTATGCACATCTTTTTGAACACATGCTATTTAAGGGCAGTAAAAATGCCCCCGGCGACAGCTACGCCCAGACAATGAGCTCACTCAGCGGCCAATTCAATGCCTCTACCTTCTTCGATTTCACCAACTACTATTTGACGATTCCATCTGAAGCCCTCGAGCTCGCTCTATGGCTAGAAGCCGACCGTTTCATTCGCCCAGCCTTAACTCAAGAGACAGTAACAAATCAGCAGGCGACCGTGTTAGAGGAGATGGCCACCAGCATAGATAATCAGCCCTATGTGCGCAAGGCGATGGAGTTTCTATTAGAGCAAGCCCAAGGCTCCCCCTATCAACATGCGGTTATTGGCTCTAAGCAAGATATAGTACAATCGACTACAGCAAGCCTAAATCAATTCCATCAAAACCATTATCGCCCGGACGCTATGCAGCTCAGCATAGTCGGTGGCCTTCCGGCTCAAACCACAGATTGGATTCATTCACTCTTCGGAGACTGGACTCAACCTTCCACAGCCGTTAAGACTCATCAAGAGTACATTTTTGACAACAAGCCCGTTCGCGGAGAGGTCATCGACAGCCGGGGCCCCTGGCCCGCAATACTGCTTGCCTGGCATACCGTAGGACAAGCTCATCGTGATGCTGCAGCCATCACTTTACTCGAAGGCTATCTGTTTCAAAATCGAAATAGCATCATCAAGCAAAGTGGCTTAAAAGATCCGGATCAACTGCTCACCTACTCTATACCTTTATCCATGGAGCATATGGGGGTTACCAACCTGGTCATGGTGCCAAGGGCCAAAAGCTCTCTCGACCAACTGGCAGAGAATATCGAGCAGATGATAAATGAAGTCACCAGTCAAGGAGTAAGCCAGAGCGAACTGATTCAATTGAAGGCCCAATGGATCAACCTTAAACTCAGGCAAGTCGATAGCCCTTCTTCATTGGCAAGGGCTCTATCGGCAACTTTACCTCAAGATAGCCTTGCTCCTCTAACTGGCCCCTGGGAACGCATAAATGCAGTGTCGGCAGCCGATATTCAGAGGGTAGCCAATCGCTACTTTTCTCACGGCTATGTAAGGCTAGACCTACTGCCACCTTGGTATATCAGGTGGGGGAAAGCCTTACTGGAATGGCTTCCCGGTGGGCTAACCGACAGCTTAGAGGATAGTGCTTTATGA
- the zapE gene encoding cell division protein ZapE — protein sequence MSLSPLVKYRQKLTQLDFSFDPKQEQAVTLLDNLFEQLNSPRKAIPANSIKGVYLWGDVGRGKTMLMDLFCDALGKEHTLRLHFHRFMARIHKEMLAESGKRDPLVRIAKRIAKECEVICFDEFFVSDIGDAMILGTLFEALYKEGVILVATSNIPIPRLYESGLQRDRFLPTITLLQAHCNEFHLDGMEDHRLRSLEFKQTYFLAHQTDFNEFFTSKTDGNSHANESIKILGRNIPVIRVSDNQAWFSFDALCDGPRSQLDYIELASRFDTLFVSDIPVLGGQPKSWIRARGTEDGSIATETGERQLSYAVGDDPARRFIALIDELYDQRVNLYLSAEVPLEELYSEGALSFEFRRTFSRLQEMQSKEYAASSNRLVA from the coding sequence ATGAGCCTCTCTCCTCTCGTTAAATATCGGCAGAAATTAACTCAGCTAGACTTTAGCTTCGACCCCAAGCAAGAGCAGGCGGTGACTTTACTCGATAATCTGTTCGAACAGCTCAACTCACCACGCAAAGCGATTCCTGCAAATTCGATTAAAGGAGTCTATCTCTGGGGGGATGTGGGCCGGGGTAAGACCATGTTAATGGATCTTTTCTGCGACGCCCTAGGTAAAGAGCATACATTGAGACTGCACTTTCATCGATTTATGGCGCGGATCCATAAAGAGATGTTGGCTGAATCCGGTAAAAGGGATCCCTTAGTTCGCATCGCTAAACGAATTGCCAAAGAGTGTGAGGTGATCTGCTTCGATGAGTTTTTCGTCTCTGACATAGGTGACGCCATGATCCTCGGCACCCTGTTCGAAGCGCTATACAAAGAAGGCGTGATCTTAGTCGCCACCTCCAACATACCTATCCCCCGCCTGTATGAATCAGGGCTGCAAAGAGACCGCTTTTTACCTACGATTACTTTGTTACAGGCTCACTGCAACGAGTTTCACTTAGATGGCATGGAAGATCATCGGCTGCGCTCCCTGGAATTTAAACAGACATACTTCTTAGCCCATCAAACCGACTTTAATGAATTTTTTACTTCGAAAACTGATGGGAATTCCCATGCCAATGAGTCGATAAAGATCTTAGGCCGAAACATACCTGTCATCAGAGTCAGTGATAACCAGGCCTGGTTTAGCTTCGATGCTCTGTGCGATGGCCCCAGATCTCAACTTGACTATATTGAATTGGCCAGTCGATTCGATACTCTTTTCGTCAGCGATATTCCCGTGCTCGGCGGTCAGCCTAAATCTTGGATCCGTGCCAGAGGCACGGAAGATGGCTCTATCGCCACCGAAACAGGTGAACGTCAACTCTCCTACGCTGTGGGTGACGATCCAGCCAGGCGCTTTATTGCATTAATAGATGAACTTTATGATCAGCGAGTCAATCTCTACCTGTCAGCCGAGGTTCCTCTGGAGGAACTATACAGCGAAGGTGCACTGAGTTTCGAGTTCAGACGAACCTTCAGCCGCTTACAAGAAATGCAATCCAAAGAATATGCCGCTAGCTCGAATCGACTAGTGGCTTGA